The Mytilus trossulus isolate FHL-02 chromosome 13, PNRI_Mtr1.1.1.hap1, whole genome shotgun sequence genome has a segment encoding these proteins:
- the LOC134694772 gene encoding uncharacterized protein LOC134694772, translating into MERMATDNSKCESLKFYTYLCQNIGSEELVKIRRLAFTILDLGQSFGHKTITSGSKGEGLDMKGSDLDVMAINPFFKVYESEKDVVLDGLTIPLVMVTDETQPCFTQLCRLNHHRVYNDSDLAFKLLPLWQKYPLGYMLSSEQYKLLIMSIAGLKLAERKLPRLVKTHGPCLTSVDDQLDNVVCLKCDQWLFQTQPWIRRPRTAWPSPKIISKIISCGVLFVPIGCKGSANENLEWRISSSVAEKFLIYSFNHTQFLCYGLLKILLKEIVEKDADLKGLLCSYFLKTLMFWMSEETDPNLWRPDNTIPCFMACLQRLLYCVRYSILLHYFIPENNFFHSRFNATNKEKLETILTNLYGRGINCFAHSVTLRDYQRQHYKDNHPLTQVNFTTFELFID; encoded by the coding sequence ATGGAGAGAATGGCCACAGATAATTCGAAGTGTGAATCGTTGAAATTTTACACTTATCTATGCCAAAATATTGGATCTGAAGAACTTGTGAAAATTAGGAGGTTAGCTTTCACTATTTTAGATTTGGGACAATCATTTGGTCATAAAACAATAACCAGTGGAAGTAAAGGTGAAGGACTTGATATGAAAGGCAGTGATTTGGATGTAATGgctataaatccattttttaagGTATACGAATCAGAAAAAGATGTTGTTCTTGATGGTCTGACAATTCCCTTAGTTATGGTCACTGATGAGACCCAACCATGTTTTACACAGTTATGTCGTCTAAATCATCATCGAGTATATAACGATTCGGatttggcttttaaactattACCTTTGTGGCAAAAATATCCTCTAGGATACATGCTTTCAAGTGAACAGTATAAACTGTTGATTATGTCAATTGCTGGTCTCAAACTTGCTGAACGCAAACTTCCAAGATTAGTGAAAACGCATGGCCCATGTCTAACAAGTGTTGATGATCAATTGGATAATGTAGTGTGCCTTAAATGTGATCAATGGCTATTTCAAACACAGCCATGGATAAGAAGACCACGTACTGCATGGCCTTCACctaaaatcatatcaaaaatAATATCTTGTGGAGTGCTATTTGTTCCAATCGGATGCAAAGGATCAGCAAATGAAAATCTGGAATGGCGAATTTCATCTTCTGTTGCAGAAAAATTTCTTATATATTCTTTCAACCATACACAATTCTTATGCTATGGACTGTTAAAAATCCTGCTAAAGGAAATAGTAGAGAAAGATGCTGATTTGAAGGGATTattatgttcatattttttaaaaacattaatgttTTGGATGTCAGAAGAAACAGATCCGAATTTATGGCGACCAGATAATACCATTCCTTGTTTTATGGCATGTCTACAGAGGTTACTGTACTGTGTCAGATATTCAATCTTGCTACATTATTTTATTCCTGAAAATAACTTTTTCCACTCACGGTTCAATGCTACTAACAAAGAAAAATTAGAAACCATACTTACAAATTTATATGGGCgaggaattaattgttttgCTCATTCTGTGACCCTAAGAGACTACCAAAGACAACACTACAAAGACAATCATCCTTTAACACAAGTAAATTTTACAACATTTGAACTTTTTATCGattaa
- the LOC134694439 gene encoding uncharacterized protein LOC134694439 has product MEKKDLKTTWQKTVRISTERRESLNYYKYLCQQIGSEEVVKMRRLALTMIDIGKPLACAYNMYNTITSGSKGEGLHFESSDFDIMFINPFFKVYEPETAVVSKCWSIPLIMNTEETQPCFTQLRLINHPLLRLLFTKIWEQSHLGCMLSSEQYKLFYLSIADQLVTNTVKIHGPCLTDIDDRSDTAMCLKCDQWIIQAHPWIKRPRKVWPSTKIISKIISCGVLFVPIGCKGSVNENLEWRISFSVAEKYLIFSFSHTQFLCYALLKILLKEIIEKHADLKGLLCSYYLKTLMFWISEETDSNVWRPDNIIPCFMACLQRLLYCVKYSNLSHYFIPENNFFYSRFNAMNKEQLDTILHDLYEQGINCLASSETLKDYRMQSYNITASLTSGYVEIINQTCSYFLHLGFDQLIHILLYYSRTGLCRGLLALHLSKACWFAPDTSLDKYSSENKHQYYKYKHDLSHLLIGVQSEAVSGWLLLASMFYVHKEYVASLTVINHAMQKYTDDKIFTKSTTPSELTFVQTHQLNLMKNEKLYTVLKTLTIDPLMFHEKSSIIPKELQLVVKYCHIMYPPKAFSDFLRFLCYYHLHDTKSCKYHFKQLLNTIVNSSSKAILSSFSPLIMCGIALQLMGEKQIARMCFQAVYTHDSYKTTKCAASSFLNLYSSFEKC; this is encoded by the exons atggaaaagaaaGACTTAAAG ACTACATGGCAGAAAACGGTGAGAATATCAACAGAGAGACGGGAATCATTGAACTATTACAAATATCTATGCCAACAGATTGGATCGGAGGAAGTTGTGAAAATGAGGAGGCTAGCTTTAACCATGATAGATATCGGAAAGCCATTGGCATgtgcatataacatgtataatacaataACTAGTGGAAGTAAAGGTGAAGGACTTCATTTTGAAAGCAGTGATTTTGATATAATGTTTATTAATCCTTTCTTTAAGGTTTATGAACCAGAAACAGCAGTTGTTTCTAAATGTTGGTCCATTCCCTTAATTATGAATACTGAGGAGACCCAACCATGTTTTACACAATTACGTCTTATAAATCATCCTTTATTACGACTACTTTTCACAAAAATTTGGGAACAGAGTCATCTTGGATGTATGCTTTCAAGTGAACAgtataaacttttttatttgtctATCGCTGATCAATTGGTTACAAATACTGTGAAAATACATGGTCCATGTCTAACAGATATAGATGACCGATCAGACACTGCAATGTGCCTAAAATGTGACCAATGGATTATTCAAGCACATCCATGGATTAAAAGACCACGTAAAGTATGGCCGTCGACTAAAatcatttctaaaataatatCTTGTGGAGTGTTATTTGTTCCAATTGGCTGCAAAGGATCTGTAAATGAAAATCTTGAATGGCGGATTTCCTTTTCTGTAGCAGAAAAGtatcttattttttctttcagcCATACACAATTCTTATGTTATGCTCTCTTAAAAATCTTGTTGAAGGAAATAATAGAGAAACATGCAGATTTGAAAGGTTTGTTGTGTTCATACTATTTAAAAACACTGATGTTTTGGATTTCAGAAGAAACAGACTCAAATGTATGGCGACCAGATAATATTATACCGTGTTTTATGGCATGTCTTCAAAGACTGCTATACTGTGTCAAATATTCAAACTTGTCACATTATTTTATTCCTGAAAATAACTTTTTCTACTCACGATTCAATGCAATGAACAAAGAACAGTTAGACACCATACTTCATGATTTATATGAGCAGGGAATTAATTGTTTAGCTTCTTCTGAAACCCTGAAAGATTACCGAatgcaatcatacaacatcacTGCATCTTTAACAAGTGGATATgttgaaataataaatcaaacatgTTCTTATTTTCTACACTTAGGGTTTGACCAACtgatacatattttgttatattattccAGAACTGGTTTATGCAGGGGTTTATTAGCGTTACATTTATCAAAGGCATGTTGGTTTGCCCCAGATACTTCATTAGATAAATATAGCTCAGAAAACAAACACCAATACTATAAATACAAACATGATCTCAGTCATTTACTGATAGGTGTACAATCAGAAGCAGTATCTGGATGGCTGTTGTTGGCTTCTATGTTCTATGTTCATAAAGAATATGTTGCTTCATTAACTGTTATAAATCATGCAATGCAGAAatatacagatgataaaatttTCACTAAATCAACAACACCATCTGAACTTACGTTTGTACAAACACATCAGCTGAAtctaatgaaaaatgaaaaactttatACAGTGCTAAAGACATTAACAATAGATCCTCTTATGTTTCATGAGAAGTCGTCAATTATTCCAAAAGAATTACAACTAGTGGTAAAATACTGTCATATTATGTATCCTCCAAAAGCATTTTCAGATTTCCTACGCTTCTTATGTTACTATCATCTGCATGATACTAAATCgtgtaaatatcattttaaacaaCTCTTAAATACAATTGTAAACTCCAGTAGCAAGGCAATTTTGTCAAGCTTCAGTCCACTTATCATGTGTGGCATAGCTCTCCAGCTAATGGGGGAGAAACAGATTGCTAGAATGTGTTTTCAAGCAGTTTATACGCATGATAGTTATAAAACAACCAAATGTGCAGCATCaagttttctaaatttatattcCAGCTTTGAAAagtgttaa